In a single window of the Thiohalophilus sp. genome:
- the dnaG gene encoding DNA primase: MALIPQSFIDELMSRIDIVDVIDARVPLKKAGHEYKACCPFHNEKTPSFTVSQNKQFYHCFGCGAHGTAIGFLMEYEHLAFPEAVEELARNAGMNVPYEGGRSTAQDRQASRDTDDLYALMQQADDYYRQQLRDHPQRQAAVDYLKGRGLSGQIAVEFGIGYAPPGWDNLLKKLGTAAERQKQLVTTGMLIEKDEGKRYDRFRHRIMFPIRDRRGRTIAFGGRVLSDEDSPKYLNSPETPLFHKGRELYGLYEARQALRQIPRLLVVEGYMDVVSLAQFDIRYAVATLGTATTADHLQQLFKVTSEVVFCFDGDRAGRDAAWRAMENALPVMREGHQIRFLFLPEGEDPDTLVRSAGKAEFEQLIRRAAPFSDYLFNSLSTQNDTASIDGRANLVEQARPLLARLPPGVYRQMMISQLAQLARIDESRIETALNQTKSRGKRGTESAPAAPPRRAARGGGQERQTFSPVRRALARLLHDPGLAAEAGDPRRFSQLEMPGIDLLIDLLETLHHHPNLTTSALLERWRESEHIRPLEKLAAWQPEIDDTASLKQEFTAAIEALDRHRLESRYDMLMAKSNHGNLSPEEKVEIRQLSSQLFH, translated from the coding sequence ATGGCCTTGATCCCCCAATCCTTCATTGACGAGCTGATGAGCCGCATCGACATTGTCGATGTGATCGACGCGCGCGTGCCGCTGAAAAAGGCCGGCCACGAGTACAAGGCCTGCTGCCCGTTTCATAACGAGAAAACCCCCTCGTTCACCGTCAGCCAGAACAAGCAGTTCTATCACTGCTTCGGCTGCGGTGCCCACGGCACCGCCATCGGCTTTTTGATGGAATACGAGCATCTGGCCTTCCCCGAGGCGGTCGAGGAGCTGGCCCGCAATGCCGGGATGAACGTGCCCTACGAGGGCGGGCGCTCCACGGCGCAGGATCGCCAGGCCAGCCGCGATACGGACGATCTCTATGCCCTGATGCAGCAGGCGGATGACTATTATCGCCAGCAATTGCGCGACCACCCGCAGCGCCAGGCGGCAGTGGACTACCTCAAGGGCCGGGGCCTGAGCGGCCAGATCGCCGTCGAATTCGGTATCGGCTATGCTCCGCCGGGCTGGGACAATCTGCTGAAAAAACTCGGCACCGCCGCCGAACGCCAGAAACAGCTGGTCACCACCGGGATGCTGATCGAAAAAGACGAGGGCAAGCGCTACGACCGCTTTCGCCACCGCATCATGTTCCCTATCCGGGACCGGCGCGGACGCACCATCGCCTTCGGCGGCCGGGTCCTCTCTGACGAAGATTCACCGAAATATCTGAACTCGCCTGAAACCCCGCTATTTCACAAGGGCCGCGAGCTGTACGGCCTGTACGAGGCGCGCCAGGCGCTGCGCCAGATTCCCCGGCTGCTGGTGGTGGAAGGCTATATGGACGTGGTGTCGCTGGCCCAGTTCGATATCCGCTACGCGGTCGCCACCCTGGGCACGGCCACCACCGCCGATCACCTGCAACAGCTGTTCAAGGTCACGTCCGAGGTGGTGTTCTGCTTCGACGGCGATCGCGCCGGGCGCGACGCCGCCTGGCGGGCGATGGAAAACGCCCTGCCGGTGATGCGCGAGGGGCACCAGATCCGGTTCCTGTTCCTGCCCGAGGGCGAGGATCCCGACACGCTGGTACGCAGCGCCGGCAAGGCCGAATTCGAGCAGCTGATCCGCCGTGCCGCGCCCTTCTCCGACTACCTGTTCAACTCGCTGAGCACACAGAATGACACCGCCTCCATCGACGGCCGGGCCAATCTGGTGGAGCAGGCCCGGCCGCTGCTGGCCAGGCTGCCGCCGGGGGTTTACCGGCAGATGATGATCAGCCAGCTGGCGCAGCTGGCCCGGATCGACGAGAGCCGGATCGAAACCGCCCTCAACCAGACAAAAAGTCGGGGCAAACGCGGCACCGAGTCCGCCCCGGCCGCGCCGCCCCGCCGGGCGGCCCGCGGCGGCGGTCAGGAGCGGCAGACCTTCTCGCCGGTACGTCGCGCCCTGGCCCGGCTGCTGCACGACCCGGGCCTGGCCGCCGAGGCCGGGGATCCCCGGCGTTTCAGCCAGCTGGAGATGCCGGGGATCGATTTATTGATTGATCTGCTTGAAACTTTGCACCATCACCCCAATCTAACCACCAGCGCCCTGCTGGAACGCTGGCGCGAGTCGGAACACATCCGGCCCCTGGAAAAGCTGGCCGCCTGGCAGCCGGAAATTGACGACACCGCGAGCCTGAAACAGGAATTTACGGCCGCTATCGAGGCCCTGGATCGCCACCGGCTGGAGTCCCGCTACGACATGCTGATGGCCAAGTCCAACCACGGTAACCTCTCGCCGGAGGAGAAGGTCGAAATCCGGCAACTGTCCAGCCAGCTGTTCCACTGA
- a CDS encoding GatB/YqeY domain-containing protein, whose translation MSEPSLKQRINDDVKTAMRNKDRERLGTLRLITAAIKQKEVDERIELNDDQILNVLEKMIKQHKDSIEQYDNAGRSDLADKEKAERVVIQEYMPAQLSETEITALIDDAISQTGASEMKEMGKVMGLLKPKLAGRADMGQVSALIKAKLS comes from the coding sequence ATGAGCGAACCATCTCTCAAGCAGCGCATCAATGACGACGTCAAGACAGCGATGCGCAACAAGGACAGGGAGCGCCTCGGCACCCTGCGCCTGATCACGGCGGCCATCAAGCAAAAGGAAGTCGACGAGCGCATCGAGCTCAATGACGATCAGATCCTCAATGTGCTGGAGAAGATGATCAAGCAGCACAAAGACTCCATCGAACAGTACGACAATGCCGGTCGCAGCGACCTGGCGGACAAGGAGAAGGCCGAACGGGTCGTCATCCAGGAATACATGCCCGCCCAGCTCTCCGAGACCGAAATCACCGCTCTGATCGACGACGCCATCAGCCAGACCGGCGCCAGCGAAATGAAAGAGATGGGCAAGGTCATGGGCCTGCTCAAACCCAAACTGGCCGGCCGCGCCGACATGGGCCAGGTTTCCGCGCTGATCAAAGCCAAACTTTCCTGA
- the rpsU gene encoding 30S ribosomal protein S21 translates to MPSVRVKENEPFDVALRRFKRSCEKAGVLSEVRRREYYEKPTAVRKRKLAAAVKRHQKKLSRERSRLKRLY, encoded by the coding sequence ATGCCTTCTGTACGTGTGAAGGAAAACGAACCTTTTGACGTCGCTCTGCGCCGTTTCAAGCGTTCCTGTGAGAAAGCCGGTGTCCTCTCTGAAGTTCGCCGTCGCGAATACTACGAGAAGCCGACCGCCGTGCGTAAGCGCAAGCTGGCTGCCGCGGTCAAGCGCCACCAGAAGAAACTGTCTCGCGAACGCTCCCGTCTGAAACGCCTGTATTGA
- the tsaD gene encoding tRNA (adenosine(37)-N6)-threonylcarbamoyltransferase complex transferase subunit TsaD, translating to MRVLGIETSCDETGIAIYDSDAGLLGHALYSQVALHAEFGGVVPELASRDHVRKTLPLIREVMTHSGCEKSDIDGIAYTAGPGLMGALLVGAGIARSLAYGWGVPAIGVHHMEGHLLAPMLEPDPPEFPFVALLVSGGHTMLVRVEGIGRYQLLGESLDDAAGEAFDKTAKLLGLGYPGGPAVAKLAEQGDPGRFRFPRPMTDRPGLDFSFSGLKTFTLNTYKKYEGDAQARADIARAFEEAVVDTLAIKCRRALQATGLTRLVIAGGVSANRKLREKLDQLADKEGARVYYPRLEFCTDNGAMIAFAGCQRLAAGQHESLEFTGRARWSLAELDAV from the coding sequence ATGCGGGTACTGGGCATCGAAACCTCCTGCGACGAAACCGGGATCGCCATCTACGACAGCGACGCCGGGCTGCTGGGCCACGCCCTGTACAGCCAGGTGGCGCTGCACGCCGAGTTCGGCGGGGTGGTGCCGGAGCTGGCCTCGCGGGATCACGTGCGCAAGACGCTGCCCCTGATACGCGAAGTGATGACTCACTCTGGTTGTGAAAAAAGCGACATCGACGGCATCGCCTACACCGCCGGCCCGGGGCTGATGGGCGCACTGCTGGTGGGGGCGGGCATCGCCCGCAGCCTGGCCTACGGCTGGGGCGTGCCGGCCATCGGGGTGCACCACATGGAGGGCCACCTGCTGGCGCCGATGCTGGAGCCCGATCCCCCCGAATTCCCCTTCGTCGCCCTGCTGGTCTCCGGGGGCCACACCATGCTGGTGCGGGTCGAGGGGATCGGCCGCTACCAGTTGCTCGGCGAGTCGCTGGACGACGCCGCCGGCGAGGCCTTCGACAAGACCGCCAAGCTGCTGGGCCTGGGCTACCCCGGCGGCCCGGCGGTGGCCAAACTGGCCGAGCAGGGCGACCCAGGCCGTTTTCGCTTCCCGCGACCGATGACCGACCGCCCCGGCCTCGATTTCAGCTTCAGCGGGCTCAAGACCTTTACTCTCAATACCTATAAAAAGTATGAAGGCGACGCGCAGGCCAGAGCCGACATCGCCCGCGCCTTCGAGGAGGCGGTGGTCGATACCCTGGCCATCAAATGCCGCCGCGCCCTGCAGGCGACCGGCCTCACCCGGCTGGTGATCGCCGGCGGGGTCAGCGCCAACCGCAAGCTGCGCGAGAAACTCGATCAACTGGCCGACAAGGAAGGTGCCCGGGTCTATTACCCGCGGCTGGAATTTTGCACCGACAACGGCGCCATGATCGCCTTCGCCGGCTGCCAGCGCCTGGCCGCCGGCCAGCACGAAAGCCTCGAATTCACCGGCCGCGCCCGCTGGTCGCTGGCGGAACTCGACGCAGTCTAA
- the trmB gene encoding tRNA (guanosine(46)-N7)-methyltransferase TrmB: protein MNESKPFYRRIRSFVRREGRLTKGQQRALDELFPRYGVPFTPQLLDLDELFGRRAPRILEIGFGNGGALAQLAQDHPENDYFGIEVHRPGVGNLLLQIEQHDLSNVRVSQHDAVEVLEDQIPDHSLDAVYLFFPDPWHKKKHHKRRIVQPAFTQLLRRKLKPGGLFHMATDWEDYAGHAQAVMEQAEGFENTAGVGHYAKRPDYRPLTRFEQRGQRLGHGVWDLIYKKVD from the coding sequence ATGAATGAAAGCAAACCGTTTTACCGCCGCATCCGCAGCTTCGTGCGCCGCGAGGGTCGCCTGACCAAAGGCCAGCAGCGGGCACTGGACGAACTGTTTCCCCGTTACGGCGTGCCGTTTACACCACAGTTACTCGATCTGGACGAGCTGTTCGGCCGCCGGGCGCCGCGTATCCTGGAGATCGGTTTCGGCAACGGCGGGGCGCTGGCGCAACTGGCGCAGGATCATCCCGAGAACGATTATTTCGGTATCGAGGTGCACCGCCCCGGCGTGGGTAACCTGTTATTGCAGATCGAACAACACGACCTGAGTAACGTGCGGGTCAGCCAGCATGATGCCGTAGAAGTCCTGGAAGATCAGATCCCGGATCACAGCCTGGATGCGGTGTATCTGTTTTTCCCCGATCCCTGGCACAAGAAAAAGCACCACAAGCGACGCATCGTGCAACCCGCCTTTACCCAACTGCTGCGGCGTAAACTCAAACCCGGGGGCCTGTTTCACATGGCGACCGACTGGGAAGACTATGCCGGGCATGCACAGGCAGTGATGGAACAGGCCGAAGGCTTTGAAAATACCGCCGGCGTCGGGCACTATGCCAAAAGACCGGACTACCGGCCCCTGACCAGGTTCGAACAGCGCGGCCAGCGTCTGGGGCATGGTGTGTGGGATCTGATCTACAAGAAAGTGGATTAG
- a CDS encoding GIY-YIG nuclease family protein, whose product MERQYYIYILTNRSNTVLYTGVTNNLIRRVYEHKEKLQPGFTRKYNVDKLVYYEILIDPENAIAREKQIKAGSRQKKLDLIRSFNPGWNDLYYDL is encoded by the coding sequence ATGGAACGGCAATATTACATCTATATCCTGACCAATCGTTCAAATACTGTCCTGTATACCGGTGTGACCAACAATCTGATACGCCGGGTGTACGAGCACAAGGAGAAACTCCAGCCGGGTTTTACCCGAAAATACAACGTCGATAAACTGGTGTATTACGAAATATTGATTGATCCTGAAAACGCTATAGCCAGAGAAAAGCAGATAAAAGCGGGTTCCAGACAGAAAAAGCTGGACTTGATTCGCAGTTTTAATCCAGGCTGGAATGATTTGTACTATGATCTTTAG
- a CDS encoding DUF4197 domain-containing protein gives MNRQRHDSSILKSLIFVILSSLFLTACNGDLLRQGEDMLNQYRPLTEEEIAAGLKEALKVGTERVVDQVGHQGGYYQDEAIHIPLPARLQPVQETLTKVGLGHYLAELEQGMNRAAEVAAPKARKLFIDAIRQMSWQDVKQIYNGPDDAATRYFQNAMTPELKRLMRSVVDDSLAQVGVVQLYERVMDRYRSIPLAPEVNVDLGGYVIQHGIDGMFYYLAKEEAAIRQDPAKRTTEILQRVFGPSNRR, from the coding sequence ATGAACAGACAACGGCACGATTCAAGCATATTGAAATCACTTATCTTCGTGATATTGAGCAGCCTGTTTTTAACTGCCTGTAACGGCGACCTGCTCAGGCAGGGTGAGGATATGCTGAATCAATACCGGCCGTTGACCGAAGAAGAGATCGCTGCCGGTCTGAAAGAGGCCTTGAAAGTCGGCACCGAACGGGTGGTCGACCAGGTGGGACACCAGGGCGGTTATTACCAGGACGAGGCGATTCATATTCCGCTGCCGGCCAGACTGCAGCCGGTGCAGGAAACGTTGACGAAAGTTGGTCTGGGTCATTATCTGGCGGAGCTGGAACAGGGAATGAATCGGGCGGCCGAAGTGGCCGCACCCAAAGCCAGAAAGTTGTTCATCGACGCGATCCGGCAGATGAGTTGGCAGGACGTCAAGCAGATCTACAATGGCCCGGACGATGCGGCCACGCGATATTTTCAGAATGCAATGACACCCGAACTCAAGCGCCTGATGCGTTCGGTCGTCGACGACAGCCTGGCACAGGTGGGTGTGGTGCAGCTTTATGAGCGGGTGATGGACCGGTACCGGTCAATTCCGCTCGCGCCCGAAGTCAATGTTGATCTGGGCGGCTATGTGATCCAGCACGGGATCGACGGGATGTTCTATTACCTGGCAAAGGAAGAAGCCGCCATTCGCCAGGACCCGGCCAAACGCACCACCGAAATCCTGCAGCGCGTCTTTGGTCCTTCGAACCGGCGCTAG
- a CDS encoding ROK family protein, whose amino-acid sequence MRIGIDLGGTKIEGIALDDQGNELLRKRVDTPRGDYPATLQAVTDLVHDLEAETEQRATVGMGIPGAISPATGRVKNANSTWLIGQPLQIDLQDKLGRELKIENDANCFITSEATDGAAAGAEIVFGVIVGTGTGGGVYVRGHSIVGRNAIAGEWGHNPLPWPKEDEYPGRDCYCGRKGCIETWLSGPGFAYDHRMSTGQDHTPNEIVKLAQEGDNFAEASLERYEERMAKSLASVINILDPDVIVLGGGMSNIQRLYDNVPKLWNPYVFSDRVDTQLVPPKHGDSSGVRGAAWLWPQ is encoded by the coding sequence ATGCGCATCGGAATCGATCTCGGTGGCACCAAGATCGAAGGCATCGCCCTGGATGATCAGGGCAACGAGCTGCTGCGCAAGCGGGTCGATACGCCCAGGGGCGATTATCCCGCTACCCTGCAGGCCGTCACCGATCTGGTGCACGACCTCGAAGCCGAAACAGAACAACGCGCAACAGTCGGCATGGGCATTCCCGGCGCCATCTCACCGGCCACCGGTCGGGTCAAGAACGCCAACTCCACCTGGCTGATCGGCCAGCCGTTACAAATAGATCTGCAAGACAAACTCGGGCGCGAACTGAAGATCGAAAACGACGCTAACTGTTTCATCACCTCCGAAGCTACCGACGGCGCTGCCGCCGGCGCCGAGATCGTCTTCGGTGTCATCGTCGGTACCGGAACCGGCGGCGGCGTCTACGTGCGCGGTCACTCTATCGTTGGCCGCAACGCCATCGCCGGCGAATGGGGTCACAACCCCCTGCCCTGGCCCAAAGAAGACGAATACCCCGGCCGCGACTGCTACTGCGGTCGCAAGGGCTGCATCGAAACCTGGCTCTCCGGCCCCGGCTTCGCCTACGACCACCGCATGAGTACCGGCCAGGACCACACGCCCAACGAGATCGTTAAACTGGCACAGGAAGGCGACAACTTCGCCGAAGCTTCACTGGAACGCTACGAAGAACGCATGGCCAAGAGCCTGGCCTCGGTCATTAACATACTCGATCCGGATGTCATCGTGCTGGGCGGCGGCATGTCCAACATCCAGCGCCTGTATGACAACGTGCCCAAGCTCTGGAACCCCTACGTCTTCTCCGATCGGGTCGACACCCAACTGGTGCCGCCGAAACACGGCGACTCCAGCGGTGTCAGGGGGGCGGCATGGTTGTGGCCGCAATGA
- a CDS encoding cupin domain-containing protein yields the protein MAHSRDRDIDTYTTKDGSQIRELMHPAVHGNRNQSLAEAIVPPGEITQLHRHGHSEELYHITQGRGWMTLGEQEFEVNLGDTVAIAPGTPHRIKNTGDEPLHILCSCSPPYAHDDTELLE from the coding sequence ATGGCCCATAGCCGCGATCGTGACATCGACACCTACACCACCAAAGACGGTTCGCAAATTCGTGAGCTGATGCATCCGGCCGTGCACGGTAACCGCAACCAGAGCCTGGCCGAAGCGATCGTTCCCCCCGGGGAGATCACCCAGCTGCACCGTCACGGACACAGCGAAGAGCTCTATCACATTACGCAGGGCCGCGGCTGGATGACCCTGGGCGAGCAGGAGTTCGAAGTGAACCTCGGTGATACCGTGGCCATCGCCCCCGGCACCCCGCATCGGATCAAAAACACGGGTGACGAACCGCTGCATATCCTCTGCAGCTGTTCGCCGCCCTACGCCCACGACGACACCGAACTACTGGAGTAA
- a CDS encoding CPXCG motif-containing cysteine-rich protein, which yields MIDEIRVSCPYCGETFTTVVDYSAGPQEYVEDCYVCCRPIQFRVMVDMNGELSDVITQQDNE from the coding sequence ATGATTGATGAAATCCGAGTCAGCTGTCCGTATTGCGGCGAAACCTTTACCACCGTGGTAGACTATTCGGCCGGCCCCCAGGAATACGTGGAGGACTGTTATGTCTGTTGTCGCCCCATTCAGTTCAGGGTTATGGTGGATATGAACGGCGAACTGAGCGATGTGATCACGCAGCAGGACAATGAGTAA
- the hemW gene encoding radical SAM family heme chaperone HemW, with product MFVFRSLPPLSLYIHFPWCIRKCPYCDFNSHALSEALPEQAYIDTLVRDLEQDLPLIWGRRVNTIFMGGGTPSLFSPEALERLLGELRARLNLAADIEITLEANPGSVEADKFAEFRAAGINRLSIGIQSFDNTQLEALGRIHDRRQAFAAAEAAHRAGLDNFNLDLMFALPRQSVDGALADLHNALSLEPAHLSYYQLTLEPNTWFYHHPPPLPDEDIAWQMQSRAQATLSEHGYAQYEVSAYARPGQQCRHNRNYWEFGDYLGIGAGAHDKLSDVTAGRILRRSKQRNPQDYLQARDFVQRQAQPNEADSVFEFMLNALRLNDGFDLDLFEAHTGLTRERLAGPLQQAREDGLIEADTAHIQTTERGKQYLNDLIERFLPDD from the coding sequence ATGTTTGTTTTTCGCTCACTGCCCCCGCTGTCACTCTACATCCACTTCCCGTGGTGCATCCGCAAATGCCCCTATTGCGATTTCAACTCCCACGCCCTGAGCGAGGCGTTACCGGAACAGGCTTACATCGATACCCTGGTGCGGGATCTGGAACAGGATCTGCCGTTGATCTGGGGCCGGCGGGTCAACACCATCTTCATGGGCGGCGGCACGCCCAGCCTGTTTTCGCCCGAAGCCCTGGAACGCCTGCTGGGGGAACTGCGCGCCCGGCTGAACCTGGCGGCGGATATCGAGATCACCCTGGAGGCCAACCCGGGCTCGGTGGAGGCCGACAAGTTTGCCGAATTTCGTGCCGCGGGTATCAACCGGCTCTCCATCGGCATCCAGAGTTTCGACAACACGCAATTAGAGGCCCTGGGTCGCATCCATGATCGCCGGCAGGCGTTTGCCGCCGCCGAAGCCGCCCACCGGGCCGGGCTGGACAACTTCAACCTGGATCTGATGTTCGCCCTGCCACGACAGAGCGTGGACGGGGCACTGGCCGATCTGCACAACGCCCTGTCGCTGGAGCCGGCGCACCTCTCCTATTACCAGCTGACCCTGGAACCCAATACCTGGTTTTACCATCATCCTCCGCCGTTGCCCGACGAGGATATCGCCTGGCAAATGCAGTCCCGCGCCCAGGCGACCCTGAGCGAACACGGTTATGCCCAGTACGAAGTCTCGGCCTATGCCCGGCCCGGCCAGCAATGCCGGCATAACCGTAACTACTGGGAGTTCGGCGATTACCTGGGCATCGGCGCCGGTGCCCACGACAAGCTCAGCGACGTGACCGCCGGGCGTATCCTGCGCCGCAGCAAGCAGCGCAACCCGCAGGATTATCTCCAGGCCCGGGATTTCGTCCAGCGCCAGGCGCAACCCAACGAGGCCGACAGCGTGTTCGAATTCATGCTCAATGCCCTGCGCCTGAACGACGGTTTTGATCTTGATCTGTTCGAAGCGCATACCGGTCTGACGCGCGAGCGCCTCGCCGGGCCGCTGCAACAGGCCCGCGAGGACGGCTTGATTGAGGCCGATACGGCCCATATACAAACCACCGAACGAGGCAAACAGTACCTGAACGATCTGATAGAGCGCTTTTTACCCGATGATTGA
- a CDS encoding EAL domain-containing protein, with protein sequence MGIGQIDAANISGTKVNEIQWLDDIIDWSREKGYQIINMGRCSRQHLACLLLALTWQTGISAELDEDRPVDARQTVVAVFPERFAPIYSITVNSLPTGFGIEIMEEVASRAGVTVEYVPVASWDAAFAQLKSGQADIIPNLGITEKRKAFVNFTRPINKIPVSLLVLEDKGLFDQLDDLRGSRYIVGVVRDNVGVNILNQEPAIRSREYPHLADALLDLATNKIDAIIYPTPLAKYLARNLRLKGQIQAIGEPLREIPRAIAVNKQQPELAEKLDRALQEVLASKTYGTIYSRWHPETVFWDHRRVTYLVLALVVMGLLAYGYFRFNVLRRINKALESTNAFINTVLDISAEGILTLNRNGMVLTANKAAEEIFGRNKASLVEYSIASLMPEVEANEFSKTLESFDSEAQARKNRNIEEQFREYRIKSDDGRLRSVRIALDVTRVEGVQYFICTVQDVSQLREAQQLADFYVTHDPMTGLINQNGFSVILENLLSQSKRHGRSLSCLHIDIDRMHAINNTYGRAGGDEVLIQFAKRLGELIRISDLAVVYDDNLLVRAGGNRFVVILPETDQTGAVYAGKRIIYAIEAKPFEVNQNYINVTCKIGVAIYPEHGTTPAELLARSEAALRSAKANSRKRIHFYVKEDDEGERASEAWADRIIPGIRENRFFLLFQPILEIQSGKVTHYEALVRYKGADDKIILPGEFIPVAERYGSIKQIDRRVMELAITHLAGHDAIGSGISISINLSGANIGDPELFEWLEGLFEEQQLDPGHLVFEITETASLHSISTARSFIDSIKALGCRIALDDFGTGLSSFTYLRNFPVDILKIDGSFIRNLPNSEEDRVMVRSMVDVAHSLGKQVVAEFVCSEEIFNIVKDFGVDYAQGYFISKPIELEKFVASNSSLPSLARQVR encoded by the coding sequence GTGGGGATCGGCCAGATCGACGCGGCGAATATATCGGGCACTAAAGTTAATGAAATTCAGTGGCTTGACGATATAATTGATTGGAGTAGGGAGAAAGGATACCAAATCATTAATATGGGACGATGCTCACGCCAACACCTCGCCTGCCTGCTTCTGGCTTTGACCTGGCAAACCGGCATTAGCGCCGAGCTTGATGAGGACCGTCCCGTGGATGCCAGGCAGACGGTTGTTGCCGTATTTCCTGAACGCTTTGCGCCGATCTACAGCATCACGGTCAACAGTTTGCCTACGGGTTTTGGTATCGAAATCATGGAGGAGGTGGCCTCGCGGGCCGGGGTGACGGTTGAATATGTTCCGGTCGCCTCCTGGGACGCGGCCTTCGCGCAGCTGAAAAGCGGCCAGGCGGATATCATTCCCAATCTGGGGATCACCGAGAAACGAAAAGCCTTCGTTAACTTCACCCGCCCGATCAACAAGATACCCGTCTCGTTACTGGTGCTGGAGGACAAGGGGCTATTCGATCAGTTAGATGATTTGAGGGGCTCCCGATACATTGTCGGTGTGGTGCGGGATAATGTCGGGGTCAATATTTTAAATCAAGAGCCGGCAATCAGAAGCCGTGAATATCCGCATCTGGCGGATGCCTTGCTGGATCTGGCAACAAACAAGATCGATGCGATCATCTATCCGACACCCCTCGCAAAATACCTTGCCAGGAATCTGCGGCTAAAAGGCCAGATACAGGCGATCGGTGAGCCGCTGCGCGAAATACCCCGGGCTATCGCCGTGAACAAACAACAACCTGAACTGGCAGAAAAGCTGGACCGGGCATTGCAGGAAGTCCTGGCGTCGAAGACCTACGGGACAATCTATTCGCGCTGGCATCCGGAGACGGTGTTCTGGGACCATCGGCGTGTGACCTATCTGGTCCTGGCGCTGGTGGTCATGGGCCTGCTGGCTTATGGCTACTTCCGGTTCAATGTGTTACGACGAATAAACAAGGCGCTGGAGTCAACCAATGCGTTCATTAATACCGTGCTGGATATCTCCGCCGAAGGGATTCTGACACTGAATCGCAATGGCATGGTGTTGACCGCTAACAAGGCGGCGGAGGAAATTTTCGGGCGGAATAAAGCCAGCCTGGTTGAATACAGTATTGCCAGCCTGATGCCGGAAGTGGAAGCCAATGAATTCAGTAAAACCCTCGAATCTTTTGATAGCGAAGCGCAGGCAAGGAAAAACCGGAACATTGAGGAGCAATTCAGAGAGTATCGGATCAAGTCTGACGATGGCCGACTCCGATCCGTCAGGATCGCATTGGATGTGACCCGGGTTGAAGGAGTTCAGTATTTTATCTGTACGGTCCAGGACGTCAGCCAGCTGCGTGAGGCCCAACAACTGGCGGATTTTTATGTGACGCATGATCCCATGACCGGGTTGATTAATCAAAACGGGTTCTCGGTCATTCTGGAAAACCTGTTGTCACAATCAAAACGCCATGGCCGGAGTTTGTCCTGTTTGCACATTGATATTGATCGGATGCATGCCATTAACAATACCTATGGGCGTGCAGGTGGTGACGAGGTGCTCATCCAGTTTGCGAAACGCCTCGGCGAGCTAATAAGAATCAGCGATTTGGCGGTTGTTTATGACGATAACCTGCTTGTCCGGGCAGGGGGGAACCGGTTTGTGGTGATATTACCGGAAACTGATCAAACAGGCGCGGTTTATGCCGGTAAAAGAATTATTTACGCTATCGAGGCGAAACCCTTCGAGGTAAACCAGAACTATATCAATGTTACCTGCAAAATCGGGGTGGCAATCTATCCTGAGCATGGCACTACGCCGGCCGAGTTACTGGCACGTTCGGAAGCCGCCCTGCGCAGTGCCAAAGCCAACAGTCGGAAACGTATTCATTTTTATGTGAAAGAAGATGACGAAGGAGAAAGGGCCAGTGAGGCCTGGGCTGACAGGATTATTCCGGGTATCAGGGAGAATCGGTTTTTCCTGCTGTTTCAACCCATCCTTGAAATACAGTCCGGGAAGGTGACTCACTACGAGGCTCTGGTGCGATATAAAGGCGCGGATGACAAGATTATTTTGCCGGGGGAGTTTATCCCCGTGGCAGAGCGCTATGGCTCGATCAAACAAATTGATCGGCGGGTTATGGAGCTGGCCATCACTCATTTGGCAGGCCATGACGCCATAGGCTCTGGTATTTCCATTTCCATCAATCTGAGCGGCGCAAATATCGGCGATCCCGAGTTGTTCGAGTGGCTGGAAGGGCTGTTTGAGGAACAGCAACTGGATCCGGGGCATCTGGTTTTTGAAATTACCGAGACGGCGTCGCTGCATAGTATCAGCACGGCGCGTTCGTTTATCGATTCCATTAAAGCACTTGGTTGTCGGATCGCGCTGGATGATTTTGGAACTGGCTTATCCTCATTTACCTATTTGCGAAATTTTCCGGTGGATATTCTGAAAATAGATGGCTCGTTTATTCGTAACCTGCCCAATAGTGAGGAAGATCGGGTGATGGTCCGCTCGATGGTGGATGTCGCGCACAGTCTTGGCAAGCAGGTGGTGGCGGAATTTGTCTGCTCGGAAGAGATATTCAATATCGTCAAGGACTTTGGCGTGGATTATGCGCAGGGCTATTTCATCAGCAAGCCCATAGAACTGGAGAAGTTTGTGGCAAGTAACAGTTCATTGCCCTCCCTCGCCCGTCAGGTGAGATAA